AACTTATGCCAGCCGTCACTTTCATTGAATTTACACCAATGGCTTCGCCATCCAAATTGACAAGTGGCCCACCGCTATTACCAAATGTAATGGCAGCATCTGTTTGCAAATAGTTTATATCACGATTTCCCAAACCCAATTCCTGCGAAGGTCTCTGTGTAGAACTGATGACACCAGCTGTAACTGTGTTGCTTAAGGCTAAAGGACTGCCCAATGCCACTACCCATTCACCGGAACGTAAACTGGAACTTTCTCCCAGTTTCATGACGGGCAGATTTTTACAATTTATGCGTATAATGGCCAAATCAGAAGTTTGATCCACATCCTCTACCATGGCAGGAAAGACACGACCATCGTGCAAACGCACCTGCACCATGGTATGAGGTTTGTTTATGACCACATGGGCATTTGTTAGGATAGTGCCATCCGATTCAATGATGAAACCTGAACCATTAGAAGCCGTCAGTGGTTTGCCGGTATAGTAATCAAAGTGCCGGTTATCTTTTATCTCAATGTAAACGACGGACTCGGCACATACGTCGACAACATCTGCTATGAAGTTGTATTGCTTACGCCTGCCACTCAAGTTAGGTAATGTTTTGGCCTCCACGGTGGGCCAAATACTTGAATCACACCTTAGATATGTGTAGGCTCCCCATGCCGCAGCCACGGCTACGCAACAACCTGCTGACATAAAGGACGGCCAACTTGATTTCTCTCTTCGACCATAGCCATTGAATTTGTCGGAGTTCTGGGTGGCAAATGCATATTTTTGTGCTGCTACTACACTaggaatatatttattttgtattcttGTCGTCGTAAGGGGAAACCGACTTAAAAATCTCAGTGCCATTTATATTCAAGTTCTAATACTTTTAAATgaactaaaaaaattatttgttatgAAGTGGCAAGCAAAACAGCTGGTAGCTGACGACAGCTGTGTTTGTTAAGTCGCTTGGGTTGCCACATAGATACACAAAAAACAAAGCAGTATAATGAAATACCGTTACACATTGCTctaacaacaaagacaacaaggAAATTCCAAAAATATCCCAATTGGATTTGGCCGGAAATGTACAAGGGTAAATGGTGTGGAACTTACCTTTGTGAACAGGATATCAATCTACAAGTGAATCCATTGTAATGCAGCACATTATACATCAAAAGTTCCATTTTATCGTTCGCGATAGTCTTTGTTTCGATACACGCACTAACACATTTGTAACACCGTCGCGCACTAAACCGAAAAACGTAATTATTTGGTATTCTTCGCCAAAAACAGGAGTTAATTGTCAACTTGTTTCGATCGCGAGAGTTTTGGTTTCGATTCACGCAGTATCACTATTTTAACACCGTCGCGCACTAAATCTAACATAGACATTATCCTGTGTGTTTCGCTAAACGttgaaatattttatacaaTTGGCGAAGCATTTGTTTTAAGACACGCACGAACCCAAGTGAAAACAACGCGCACTATAATTTAACAATGCATGCTAAATTGATATGTCAAAGATGCCAAAAACAGGAAAGAAGaagaatttgcaatttacagGCATTAAGGGGGCTGCACACAACCTGAAAGAAAGGagatgagaccacctttaatagtaaatcaatatttatagtaaatatatgtaaatttaattaaattaacctAAATGCATGCTGAGTAATGTAATTTCGAAAAGCTGTTGAGCAAATTGAACGTGTtattagttttttatttaatattattcgTAATATTACAGGTGAGAAATCTACCGTGGCCAATACATTCATATGACCATCGCTGACGCTAAGGCTTCTCTCACACTATAAATGTTTGTCTCATGACAtttccaaatttgcattttaagttGCACACATAATGTTATAAgaatgaaactaacatatgacaatcacatggcagccggttatacgtaccgaattgaccccataaagtccatCATCGGCTTAGTGTGCAACACACCGCTCAAGGCGGATtcaaaaaggtggtctcacgcgaacagctgctaacagccggccaggtttgacggtattaagacaacagatttttgtttacattctctttgttgttatcttctttctcgaatattctctgctcatgtacgcacacgtatacacacactcacacaaatttatgtgtgtgtgttggcataACGCCGATCAACTTGTTGACAACATggtggattgcaccatatgatttgtggttgttgtacagatgagaccacctttaattgtttcgccatgcatactgctacaacaacaatcacaTTTCAAAGTAATACAtgttattttttcgattaggtgtatgtccatagtgacatggggtggatttatatctgcaccctcttttcaacctaacctaacctattttttcaattaaggtgggtattaacttCAGTTTTCacactccatataaaaaagtagtgcaaaaaatctgtgaaaagaATTTTATTTGTGGTACTAAGTTCTTTATTGAGTAGACATTTGAAACGTTTTTCAACTTGGGCCAACATGATTTAAAAAGCAGCCGGTTGTACTCAtgacataactaccaggtagtgtaacgtaaacaattttttctcgcacagtgcactatctgtcaacgagttttggtcgTGTGTGTGTTATAGTTAAGAACTTTAAAACACACAAACATCGAAAAATGACgcaaactagtaacatactcaaaatcagagttgcactaatcattgATTTTTACAAATAGtgaactcaatattttgttgttgggctatattaatgaatatatcttggttgtacataccggactgacccgatggagtccttcatcggcaagggctgccccctcagtgtacaacacactgctataacaacaacaaaaggaatTTTCGTcgcatttgcattgcattttcgttcattttttaaataaacaacaGTTATTAGCAAATATAGCTATAAAGCACTTTCACTTTTATTGTTCGTGCTAACACTACGCAATGAACATAATTTACCAAAATAATGCTGGTGGTAAAACATCTAATAGTAGTGTTGCCtacatttctttttatttgaggATATAAAATGGATAGGGGattaggagcaggtcataccatcgtggtataaaaGAATCCTGGCGGAGTAAGTTGGATTTGGACGTAAAAGCCAAAGGAATGCCGTCAGTAAACTTGGTAACTCCAAAGCCATTCGGAAGTTACCAAGTTCAGAAACATGCCACAACATTTTTCAAGAGACTTTgctatcggtctacatgtcaatttgttttttttttttcggtggaCAGTTCTCATACACTTCTCTCAAACTTCAATCTGATAATCGTAATCTAAACCCATAGAAATATTATTTGAGTAGCATGTTAAACCAGGTCACCAGGTCTTCATATgcgttttatagtttttaaggtacggtacatttcaatttaccgcatttgccactcaaggtagtttcctTGGGGTGGATTTTTTGTTATTGGTCTAATGACGCTATCTTTTTATGgtcatcattcaatttgaatgcCAAAAACACAGCATTTTATTCATTTCTGACTTGCTGCACTTTTTCTCTGTGTATTATTTGCCATACACGGAATCCATACGAACTGGAAAAGGTTGTGTTAGTGTGCTCTTGATCTATAACAGCTGTTTGTCATATAACTGTCACatctgttattattttttttttatttttattctcgcGTCTTGGTCGTCGACACGAATTACGAACATTTCTTAAAACGACATAAAAACTAGTTAATTAACGCGATTATACAAATATACACAAGCAACAAGTATACGAAATATTTTTAGTGCAAGTGATAATGTGGGGAAGTTGATGATTATGCAGCACCaatcaaacaaatatttataacaaTGGGCTGTGCCAAAAGCAGAAAccaacaactcccatataaaaagtAACGCATACACATAAGcagaagaaaaagaaataaataatactacacaaatagaaaaaatatgcaAAGCGAGTATGAAAAACAATATCACGTACGTCATTTATAGCACACAGCCATAGAaaagaaatgtgaaaaaatacTCAATATGGAAAATAAACAGAAAGCTTGTGGTGGCGGCCTATTCCAGAAAACCCAGAGTTCAAGTGGATATGGCGCCTATCTGTTGTGCTAGCATTTGCATtgaaacgaacgaacgaacttTGCAcccaaatatataaataaatatcttcccattgcaccaccatcatcataataaatatatatatatatatatatatatatatatatatatatatatatatatatatatatatatatatatatacatctagcatgtacatatatataattGCTGCTACCACCTCCATACATCATAATACAACGTACATACGTACATTCATTCATACATGTATTCACCATAATATTATCATGCAGAATATTAACTCTTTGCACTCTCTTCACACTGCcaccgctgctgctgctgctgctactgtgGTTGGGGCTTGTGTCTTCTTCAATTTATTTTtccgttttgtttttattgtggcTGAGTAATTAATGCCTTTTACTTTGGCTTGTGGGTATGTAGTGTCTGTATGTATGTACT
This Stomoxys calcitrans chromosome 2, idStoCalc2.1, whole genome shotgun sequence DNA region includes the following protein-coding sequences:
- the LOC106089054 gene encoding serine protease HTRA2, mitochondrial, with the translated sequence MALRFLSRFPLTTTRIQNKYIPSVVAAQKYAFATQNSDKFNGYGRREKSSWPSFMSAGCCVAVAAAWGAYTYLRCDSSIWPTVEAKTLPNLSGRRKQYNFIADVVDVCAESVVYIEIKDNRHFDYYTGKPLTASNGSGFIIESDGTILTNAHVVINKPHTMVQVRLHDGRVFPAMVEDVDQTSDLAIIRINCKNLPVMKLGESSSLRSGEWVVALGSPLALSNTVTAGVISSTQRPSQELGLGNRDINYLQTDAAITFGNSGGPLVNLDGEAIGVNSMKVTAGISFAIPIDYVKLFLAKVADRRKRSPGSKQQYPAKRYMGITMLTLTHDILNELKSRAQNVPPNLTHGVLVWKVILGSPAHVGGLSPGDIVTHINGKEIKTSSDVYEVLAANSKTLDLTIFRGLKRMTVSISPEDP